In Mytilus galloprovincialis chromosome 1, xbMytGall1.hap1.1, whole genome shotgun sequence, the following are encoded in one genomic region:
- the LOC143045972 gene encoding uncharacterized protein LOC143045972 isoform X1, with translation MDSEPTPAGEGLKKSLLQAARKCDMETMSKLLGEWRNIDLSFTDDAGKTLLHHCTSAGDKENSILLLERGAPPNKVDNMGLTPLHYAAKKDFTDIIESLVTHGAAVNAIDTKTAQTALHITVSKNFLTTAQFLLFSGADASMKDKQGKSPIALCRSKEMRNLLAGFAQSTQGGLREIQLQTVDMQGGTKTFCDRIDLMIDYTDASPDDKFSVMCRKQAIDYSDEDFGLTDRDEIFSDVVNYRLGRKGRQTTATLTVPIFGELEIKEELVLKGNRGFSVPITSLINEGEKYYAVVTIDMSLLDAFVVVSRPIKEVFSVDSTAVVLKSMVNPGVQLVIPPETFDERTKLTLEITDSPNPELFATTKMENVYSCTCFCSVHTENKVGPKNDVIFRFPLPEEYGQGGQLYAFQSNVYEIGDVSADSWAALNTNLNITNKLVEFSSRTFSVKACVETKKGIDHSTLTDKVHIAFEKAKRREYTVMFLVMSKRIGNGNTFTIIVECTKVENAESRKQYWLEEGYTDQKPTQSSWFEAYSRYKYRCKLSKSFQNLLVNDSDEVYLQFHARRINYQCFTLQMAENFDEIKGDLQIFSVKSTKARDENKDLSIRTEKPDKTQPDKPLATISIQLFRNVRPTLITPNIPPMSPTMDDFRSPTKTTMTPLDVTPSMSRMSMKVVNFKEEAKGDPSWKGFTNDSFLHGLLDQLDEEWYKLVVLLGIPYKEVDNVLHMTEATQDQKIYHFLLRWRDSSRARDDLGMANLITAVSKGGRRDICTSILLDMKQWYENDGNKKTKFWRWVNKAFTDSDIYNPGDYPPPMSDQFLVLLTQSIENPNFEVGVSLGVSRVDTNSILEDKLMATEEHKLLAIFVEARDKKSSKSEALRGFVNAMGEVEMLVGKKWVIMAAENWLEANKKNDDPFVKEVESVLRPMHLTS, from the exons gcTGGAAAAACTCTTCTCCACCATTGTACTTCAGCAGGAGATAAAGAGAATTCAATACTGTTATTAGAACGTGGAGCACCGCCAAACAAAGTAGATAAT ATGGGATTGACACCATTACACTATGCTGCTAAGAAAGATTTCACAGACATCATTGAATCTCTGGTGACTCATGGCGCGGCTGTTAATGCCATAGATACG AAAACTGCTCAGACAGCATTACACATCACTGTATCGAAGAATTTTCTGACAACAGCTCAATTCTTACTGTTTAGCGGTGCAGATGCCTCAATGAAAGATAAG CAAGGAAAATCACCAATAGCATTATGCAGATCAAAAGAAATGCGGAACTTGCTTGCGGGTTTTGCTCAGAGTACGCAAGGTGGTCTTCG AGAAATTCAGTTACAAACAGTTGACATGCAAGGTGGCACCAAAACGTTTTGTGATCGCATCGATCTCATGATAGATTATACAGATGCTTCACCTGACGACAAATTTTCTGTTATGTGCCGGAAGCAAGCTATTGACTATTCTGACGAGGACTTCGGACTTACGGATAGGGACGAAATTTTTAGTGATGTCGTTAACTACAGGTTAGGTCGGAAAGGTCGACAAACTACAGCTACCCTCACTGTACCGATATTTGGTGAACTTGAGATAAAAGAAGAGCTTGTGTTGAAAGGAAATCGTGGCTTTTCTGTTCCTATAACATCACTCATAAATGAAGGGGAG aaatattaTGCTGTCGTGACGATTGATATGTCATTACTTGATGCTTTCGTTGTTGTGAGTCGTCCAATTAAAGAAGTTTTCAGTGTAGATTCGACAGCTGTTGTCCTCAAATCAATGGTTAATCCAGGTGTACAACTAGTCATTCCTCCTGAAACATTCGATGAAAGAACAAAATTAACATTAGAA ATAACAGATTCACCAAATCCTGAACTTTTTGCAACCACTAAAATGGAAAATGTTTACTCGTGCACATGTTTTTGTAGTGTTCATACAGAAAACAAAGTTGGACCAAAAAATGATGTCATATTTCGTTTTCCATTGCCAGAAGAATACGGTCAAGGTGGTCAACTGTATGCATTTCAATCTAATGTGTATGAAATAGGAGATGTCAGTGCGGATAGTTGGGCAGCCTTAAATACAAATCTCAATATTACTAATAAACTTGTAGAATTTTCGTCACGAACTTTTTCAGT CAAAGCATGTGTAGAAACGAAGAAGGGAATCGATCATTCAACATTAACAGATAAGGTACACATCGCATTTGAAAAAGCCAAAAGGCGAGAATATACTGTTATGTTTTTAGTCATGTCGAAACGCATTGGCAATGGAAATACTTTTACCATCATTGTCGAGTGTACCAAAGTTGAAAATGCCGAAAGTCGAAAACAGTATTGGTTAGAAGAAGGATATACTGATCAAAAACCTACGCAATCGTCATGGTTTGAGGCTTATTCAAGATACAAATATAGATGTAAACTAAGCAAGTCATTTCAAAATCTCCTTGTGAACGATTCTGATGAAGTATATTTGCAGTTCCATGCAAGAAGGATAAATTATCAGTGTTTTACTTTGCAAATGGCAGAAAACTTTGACGAAATTAAAGGGGATTTGCAGATATTTTCTGTTAAGTCAACGAAGGCACGAGATGAAAATAAAGATCTGTCTATACGAACTGAGAAACCTGATAAAACACAACCAGACAAACCATTAGCAACTATTTCCATTCAACTATTTCGAAATGTTAGACCAACACTCATAACTCCAAATATCCCTCCAATGTCTCCTACCATGGATGATTTTAGATCGCCAACTAAAACAACAATGACGCCATTAGATGTTACACCATCAATGTCTAGAATGAGTATGAAAGTTGTCAACTTTAAAGAGGAGGCGAAGGGGGATCCTTCCTGGAAAg GATTTACAAATGACTCGTTTTTACATGGACTATTAGATCAACTGGACGAAGAATGGTATAAGCTAGTTGTGTTATTGGGAATTCCTTATAAGGAAGTTGATAATGTACTTCATATGACAGAAGCTACGCAAGAccaaaaaatatatcat TTTTTACTACGATGGAGAGATAGTAGTAGAGCAAGAGACGACCTCGGAATGGCAAATCTTATAACTGCTGTGTCAAAAGGAGGCCGGCGAGATATATGTACATCAATTTTGCTAGATATGAAACAATG GTATGAAAATGACGGCAACAAGAAAACTAAATTTTGGCGATGGGTAAACAAAGCTTTTACAGATTCTGACATATACAACCCTGGAG ATTATCCACCACCCATGTCTGATCAGTTCTTGGTACTGTTAACTCAGTCAATAGAAAATCCTAATTTTGAAGTAGGTGTGTCTCTCGGGGTGTCTAGAGTTGACACTAACAGCATACTGGAGGATAAATTGATGGCCACTGAAGAACATAAATTACTGGCG atttttgttGAAGCAAGAGATAAGAAATCATCAAAAAGTGAGGCTTTAAGGGGTTTTGTTAATGCTATGGGCGAGGTAGAGATGCTAGTTGGAAAGAAATGGGTAATAATGGCAGCAGAAAACTG GCTGGAAGCAAACAAGAAAAATGATGATCCTTTTGTCAAAGAAGTGGAATCAGTTTTGCGGCCTATGCACTTGACCAGTTGA
- the LOC143045972 gene encoding uncharacterized protein LOC143045972 isoform X2, translating to MEIYFRPPSQLLQAARKCDMETMSKLLGEWRNIDLSFTDDAGKTLLHHCTSAGDKENSILLLERGAPPNKVDNMGLTPLHYAAKKDFTDIIESLVTHGAAVNAIDTKTAQTALHITVSKNFLTTAQFLLFSGADASMKDKQGKSPIALCRSKEMRNLLAGFAQSTQGGLREIQLQTVDMQGGTKTFCDRIDLMIDYTDASPDDKFSVMCRKQAIDYSDEDFGLTDRDEIFSDVVNYRLGRKGRQTTATLTVPIFGELEIKEELVLKGNRGFSVPITSLINEGEKYYAVVTIDMSLLDAFVVVSRPIKEVFSVDSTAVVLKSMVNPGVQLVIPPETFDERTKLTLEITDSPNPELFATTKMENVYSCTCFCSVHTENKVGPKNDVIFRFPLPEEYGQGGQLYAFQSNVYEIGDVSADSWAALNTNLNITNKLVEFSSRTFSVKACVETKKGIDHSTLTDKVHIAFEKAKRREYTVMFLVMSKRIGNGNTFTIIVECTKVENAESRKQYWLEEGYTDQKPTQSSWFEAYSRYKYRCKLSKSFQNLLVNDSDEVYLQFHARRINYQCFTLQMAENFDEIKGDLQIFSVKSTKARDENKDLSIRTEKPDKTQPDKPLATISIQLFRNVRPTLITPNIPPMSPTMDDFRSPTKTTMTPLDVTPSMSRMSMKVVNFKEEAKGDPSWKGFTNDSFLHGLLDQLDEEWYKLVVLLGIPYKEVDNVLHMTEATQDQKIYHFLLRWRDSSRARDDLGMANLITAVSKGGRRDICTSILLDMKQWYENDGNKKTKFWRWVNKAFTDSDIYNPGDYPPPMSDQFLVLLTQSIENPNFEVGVSLGVSRVDTNSILEDKLMATEEHKLLAIFVEARDKKSSKSEALRGFVNAMGEVEMLVGKKWVIMAAENWLEANKKNDDPFVKEVESVLRPMHLTS from the exons gcTGGAAAAACTCTTCTCCACCATTGTACTTCAGCAGGAGATAAAGAGAATTCAATACTGTTATTAGAACGTGGAGCACCGCCAAACAAAGTAGATAAT ATGGGATTGACACCATTACACTATGCTGCTAAGAAAGATTTCACAGACATCATTGAATCTCTGGTGACTCATGGCGCGGCTGTTAATGCCATAGATACG AAAACTGCTCAGACAGCATTACACATCACTGTATCGAAGAATTTTCTGACAACAGCTCAATTCTTACTGTTTAGCGGTGCAGATGCCTCAATGAAAGATAAG CAAGGAAAATCACCAATAGCATTATGCAGATCAAAAGAAATGCGGAACTTGCTTGCGGGTTTTGCTCAGAGTACGCAAGGTGGTCTTCG AGAAATTCAGTTACAAACAGTTGACATGCAAGGTGGCACCAAAACGTTTTGTGATCGCATCGATCTCATGATAGATTATACAGATGCTTCACCTGACGACAAATTTTCTGTTATGTGCCGGAAGCAAGCTATTGACTATTCTGACGAGGACTTCGGACTTACGGATAGGGACGAAATTTTTAGTGATGTCGTTAACTACAGGTTAGGTCGGAAAGGTCGACAAACTACAGCTACCCTCACTGTACCGATATTTGGTGAACTTGAGATAAAAGAAGAGCTTGTGTTGAAAGGAAATCGTGGCTTTTCTGTTCCTATAACATCACTCATAAATGAAGGGGAG aaatattaTGCTGTCGTGACGATTGATATGTCATTACTTGATGCTTTCGTTGTTGTGAGTCGTCCAATTAAAGAAGTTTTCAGTGTAGATTCGACAGCTGTTGTCCTCAAATCAATGGTTAATCCAGGTGTACAACTAGTCATTCCTCCTGAAACATTCGATGAAAGAACAAAATTAACATTAGAA ATAACAGATTCACCAAATCCTGAACTTTTTGCAACCACTAAAATGGAAAATGTTTACTCGTGCACATGTTTTTGTAGTGTTCATACAGAAAACAAAGTTGGACCAAAAAATGATGTCATATTTCGTTTTCCATTGCCAGAAGAATACGGTCAAGGTGGTCAACTGTATGCATTTCAATCTAATGTGTATGAAATAGGAGATGTCAGTGCGGATAGTTGGGCAGCCTTAAATACAAATCTCAATATTACTAATAAACTTGTAGAATTTTCGTCACGAACTTTTTCAGT CAAAGCATGTGTAGAAACGAAGAAGGGAATCGATCATTCAACATTAACAGATAAGGTACACATCGCATTTGAAAAAGCCAAAAGGCGAGAATATACTGTTATGTTTTTAGTCATGTCGAAACGCATTGGCAATGGAAATACTTTTACCATCATTGTCGAGTGTACCAAAGTTGAAAATGCCGAAAGTCGAAAACAGTATTGGTTAGAAGAAGGATATACTGATCAAAAACCTACGCAATCGTCATGGTTTGAGGCTTATTCAAGATACAAATATAGATGTAAACTAAGCAAGTCATTTCAAAATCTCCTTGTGAACGATTCTGATGAAGTATATTTGCAGTTCCATGCAAGAAGGATAAATTATCAGTGTTTTACTTTGCAAATGGCAGAAAACTTTGACGAAATTAAAGGGGATTTGCAGATATTTTCTGTTAAGTCAACGAAGGCACGAGATGAAAATAAAGATCTGTCTATACGAACTGAGAAACCTGATAAAACACAACCAGACAAACCATTAGCAACTATTTCCATTCAACTATTTCGAAATGTTAGACCAACACTCATAACTCCAAATATCCCTCCAATGTCTCCTACCATGGATGATTTTAGATCGCCAACTAAAACAACAATGACGCCATTAGATGTTACACCATCAATGTCTAGAATGAGTATGAAAGTTGTCAACTTTAAAGAGGAGGCGAAGGGGGATCCTTCCTGGAAAg GATTTACAAATGACTCGTTTTTACATGGACTATTAGATCAACTGGACGAAGAATGGTATAAGCTAGTTGTGTTATTGGGAATTCCTTATAAGGAAGTTGATAATGTACTTCATATGACAGAAGCTACGCAAGAccaaaaaatatatcat TTTTTACTACGATGGAGAGATAGTAGTAGAGCAAGAGACGACCTCGGAATGGCAAATCTTATAACTGCTGTGTCAAAAGGAGGCCGGCGAGATATATGTACATCAATTTTGCTAGATATGAAACAATG GTATGAAAATGACGGCAACAAGAAAACTAAATTTTGGCGATGGGTAAACAAAGCTTTTACAGATTCTGACATATACAACCCTGGAG ATTATCCACCACCCATGTCTGATCAGTTCTTGGTACTGTTAACTCAGTCAATAGAAAATCCTAATTTTGAAGTAGGTGTGTCTCTCGGGGTGTCTAGAGTTGACACTAACAGCATACTGGAGGATAAATTGATGGCCACTGAAGAACATAAATTACTGGCG atttttgttGAAGCAAGAGATAAGAAATCATCAAAAAGTGAGGCTTTAAGGGGTTTTGTTAATGCTATGGGCGAGGTAGAGATGCTAGTTGGAAAGAAATGGGTAATAATGGCAGCAGAAAACTG GCTGGAAGCAAACAAGAAAAATGATGATCCTTTTGTCAAAGAAGTGGAATCAGTTTTGCGGCCTATGCACTTGACCAGTTGA
- the LOC143045972 gene encoding uncharacterized protein LOC143045972 isoform X3: MSVTSLSDYLIDCGDVNFFVSQGKSPIALCRSKEMRNLLAGFAQSTQGGLREIQLQTVDMQGGTKTFCDRIDLMIDYTDASPDDKFSVMCRKQAIDYSDEDFGLTDRDEIFSDVVNYRLGRKGRQTTATLTVPIFGELEIKEELVLKGNRGFSVPITSLINEGEKYYAVVTIDMSLLDAFVVVSRPIKEVFSVDSTAVVLKSMVNPGVQLVIPPETFDERTKLTLEITDSPNPELFATTKMENVYSCTCFCSVHTENKVGPKNDVIFRFPLPEEYGQGGQLYAFQSNVYEIGDVSADSWAALNTNLNITNKLVEFSSRTFSVKACVETKKGIDHSTLTDKVHIAFEKAKRREYTVMFLVMSKRIGNGNTFTIIVECTKVENAESRKQYWLEEGYTDQKPTQSSWFEAYSRYKYRCKLSKSFQNLLVNDSDEVYLQFHARRINYQCFTLQMAENFDEIKGDLQIFSVKSTKARDENKDLSIRTEKPDKTQPDKPLATISIQLFRNVRPTLITPNIPPMSPTMDDFRSPTKTTMTPLDVTPSMSRMSMKVVNFKEEAKGDPSWKGFTNDSFLHGLLDQLDEEWYKLVVLLGIPYKEVDNVLHMTEATQDQKIYHFLLRWRDSSRARDDLGMANLITAVSKGGRRDICTSILLDMKQWYENDGNKKTKFWRWVNKAFTDSDIYNPGDYPPPMSDQFLVLLTQSIENPNFEVGVSLGVSRVDTNSILEDKLMATEEHKLLAIFVEARDKKSSKSEALRGFVNAMGEVEMLVGKKWVIMAAENWLEANKKNDDPFVKEVESVLRPMHLTS; the protein is encoded by the exons ATGTCAGTTACGTCCTTAAGTGATTATTTAATAGACTGTGGAGATGTAAATTTCTTTGTTTCA CAAGGAAAATCACCAATAGCATTATGCAGATCAAAAGAAATGCGGAACTTGCTTGCGGGTTTTGCTCAGAGTACGCAAGGTGGTCTTCG AGAAATTCAGTTACAAACAGTTGACATGCAAGGTGGCACCAAAACGTTTTGTGATCGCATCGATCTCATGATAGATTATACAGATGCTTCACCTGACGACAAATTTTCTGTTATGTGCCGGAAGCAAGCTATTGACTATTCTGACGAGGACTTCGGACTTACGGATAGGGACGAAATTTTTAGTGATGTCGTTAACTACAGGTTAGGTCGGAAAGGTCGACAAACTACAGCTACCCTCACTGTACCGATATTTGGTGAACTTGAGATAAAAGAAGAGCTTGTGTTGAAAGGAAATCGTGGCTTTTCTGTTCCTATAACATCACTCATAAATGAAGGGGAG aaatattaTGCTGTCGTGACGATTGATATGTCATTACTTGATGCTTTCGTTGTTGTGAGTCGTCCAATTAAAGAAGTTTTCAGTGTAGATTCGACAGCTGTTGTCCTCAAATCAATGGTTAATCCAGGTGTACAACTAGTCATTCCTCCTGAAACATTCGATGAAAGAACAAAATTAACATTAGAA ATAACAGATTCACCAAATCCTGAACTTTTTGCAACCACTAAAATGGAAAATGTTTACTCGTGCACATGTTTTTGTAGTGTTCATACAGAAAACAAAGTTGGACCAAAAAATGATGTCATATTTCGTTTTCCATTGCCAGAAGAATACGGTCAAGGTGGTCAACTGTATGCATTTCAATCTAATGTGTATGAAATAGGAGATGTCAGTGCGGATAGTTGGGCAGCCTTAAATACAAATCTCAATATTACTAATAAACTTGTAGAATTTTCGTCACGAACTTTTTCAGT CAAAGCATGTGTAGAAACGAAGAAGGGAATCGATCATTCAACATTAACAGATAAGGTACACATCGCATTTGAAAAAGCCAAAAGGCGAGAATATACTGTTATGTTTTTAGTCATGTCGAAACGCATTGGCAATGGAAATACTTTTACCATCATTGTCGAGTGTACCAAAGTTGAAAATGCCGAAAGTCGAAAACAGTATTGGTTAGAAGAAGGATATACTGATCAAAAACCTACGCAATCGTCATGGTTTGAGGCTTATTCAAGATACAAATATAGATGTAAACTAAGCAAGTCATTTCAAAATCTCCTTGTGAACGATTCTGATGAAGTATATTTGCAGTTCCATGCAAGAAGGATAAATTATCAGTGTTTTACTTTGCAAATGGCAGAAAACTTTGACGAAATTAAAGGGGATTTGCAGATATTTTCTGTTAAGTCAACGAAGGCACGAGATGAAAATAAAGATCTGTCTATACGAACTGAGAAACCTGATAAAACACAACCAGACAAACCATTAGCAACTATTTCCATTCAACTATTTCGAAATGTTAGACCAACACTCATAACTCCAAATATCCCTCCAATGTCTCCTACCATGGATGATTTTAGATCGCCAACTAAAACAACAATGACGCCATTAGATGTTACACCATCAATGTCTAGAATGAGTATGAAAGTTGTCAACTTTAAAGAGGAGGCGAAGGGGGATCCTTCCTGGAAAg GATTTACAAATGACTCGTTTTTACATGGACTATTAGATCAACTGGACGAAGAATGGTATAAGCTAGTTGTGTTATTGGGAATTCCTTATAAGGAAGTTGATAATGTACTTCATATGACAGAAGCTACGCAAGAccaaaaaatatatcat TTTTTACTACGATGGAGAGATAGTAGTAGAGCAAGAGACGACCTCGGAATGGCAAATCTTATAACTGCTGTGTCAAAAGGAGGCCGGCGAGATATATGTACATCAATTTTGCTAGATATGAAACAATG GTATGAAAATGACGGCAACAAGAAAACTAAATTTTGGCGATGGGTAAACAAAGCTTTTACAGATTCTGACATATACAACCCTGGAG ATTATCCACCACCCATGTCTGATCAGTTCTTGGTACTGTTAACTCAGTCAATAGAAAATCCTAATTTTGAAGTAGGTGTGTCTCTCGGGGTGTCTAGAGTTGACACTAACAGCATACTGGAGGATAAATTGATGGCCACTGAAGAACATAAATTACTGGCG atttttgttGAAGCAAGAGATAAGAAATCATCAAAAAGTGAGGCTTTAAGGGGTTTTGTTAATGCTATGGGCGAGGTAGAGATGCTAGTTGGAAAGAAATGGGTAATAATGGCAGCAGAAAACTG GCTGGAAGCAAACAAGAAAAATGATGATCCTTTTGTCAAAGAAGTGGAATCAGTTTTGCGGCCTATGCACTTGACCAGTTGA